The sequence CCAGTCGGCGCTGACCGGACACTTGGTGCTCAGCACGCTGCACACCAACAACGCCGCCGGCGGCATCACCCGGCTGCTCGACATGGGCGTGGAAGACTATCTGCTGACCTCGACCATCAACGGCATCCTG is a genomic window of Salifodinibacter halophilus containing:
- the tadA gene encoding Flp pilus assembly complex ATPase component TadA, which translates into the protein QSALTGHLVLSTLHTNNAAGGITRLLDMGVEDYLLTSTINGILAQRLVRRLEPTHAEKYPASPEEIEKFSLRRYQPEGE